One window of Myxococcus fulvus genomic DNA carries:
- a CDS encoding IPT/TIG domain-containing protein, with translation MKDVNQGWNTAVNVDASLLTTMAAQFAAGAQDPTVTLQQGSVTVGLQQLSVALDGQTDSVVFSVPCTGTVARQAVDGTLSVGVKLASLAMGCVYPTSYLATNGLAGCDARAKAPWTLDSNALTVEVWVRTQTTQAQTLVSVPDAGLSVGIEGGRPVVTWGGQTCVAPGSAATLDDGHWHFVAVSLASQVITFCVDGQAKGTATLSSQPRTNGQSLCIGQGLDGEVSSVRLWTLARTAAQLQQAMNATLPLPQSGLVGVWTFDDGQAVNQVDQGVATLQGGATCVTTADSGDEGDAHAWNTLWFLDPEHTFTVTMSPKSGVSALIETAVLGQLQAAITQGKATGAVKPPPRAPTTMTFSLTAGDAPDLIALMMSDHALPPGWPAPTPFPSTPTFTTSPTQNLAILVDDTFLLQEMIPELAKAMKVPESDFQVKGSPPVLSLTQPVTLHAKGQSIHVKAFTLGFTDKGLALAMKATAFHMAIQLTGTVTLTVRQKDGVGKLYYDILDPQVSYSPDASDPTVQKFEMLLALPLIGVVAALIVAVYMGIVMYVMSKLQDALDDADGFVDTGSKGQSLSLQKVAFDNGVYLYGQLTPANKGASRGATPKAASAPVLTGFSPDEGAPGTQVTLTGTGLSNTLEVSFNGTPADYFRCWSDRQVVARVADGTTTGPIQLKTAQGTAVSAAPFTVAAPPTLSSVGPPSGQQGDAVKLYGTGLLSTQSVYFHEDILASFTLVSDDQLIITVPPGAVSGPITVSTPSGTATQDGFVVKGSQVPALTAFTPTAGIPGTEVTVTGAGFTGTTDVTFNGVPAASFTVLDDHHLVAVLGNRTTSGPMRVTNSRGTGVSPSAFNVLSAPSIDSFSPVKGTPGTPITLHGSGFAGATAVHIGTPAVQVPIVSLGDTSITVTSPSGTGSGPVSVETPAGIGASKDDFQVLSVAPPVLTTFSPLTGGRGTAVTLTGSGFTGATGVAFGGVAATLFEVLSDTELTAYVPNKAVSGPLHVTNTQADGYSTVAFTFVAPPTLGQFAPPSGPVGTQVVLTGTNLGSATEVRFGSASTAQAAFTVQGNTKLTATVPPGALTGNVFVTTPGGKAATKSAFSVSTNVKPVVTGFTPDTGGPGTKVTVTGKGFTATSGVCIGDTPARTFEVNSDTELVAVIDADTTTGPISVTNAAGTGKSTQSFTVPKVVWVDGFTPSNGEVGAQVRIQGGGFTDVQRVSFGDSAMPASFTVQGDTVLTATVPSGAVQGPLQVVTSRGAAHSVQSFQVDASAVATLTRATPGSGPMGTQVTVEGVHFTGTTGVRLDGAPVERYQVVSDTQLTFLVPSGGTSGAIVVENDRGPSQGSVTFQVTKAEGSMPKALAG, from the coding sequence ATGAAGGATGTCAACCAGGGGTGGAACACCGCGGTCAACGTCGATGCCTCGCTGCTGACGACGATGGCGGCCCAGTTCGCCGCGGGCGCGCAGGACCCGACGGTCACCCTGCAGCAGGGCTCGGTGACGGTGGGGCTCCAGCAGCTGTCCGTCGCGCTCGACGGGCAGACGGACTCGGTCGTCTTCAGCGTCCCCTGCACGGGCACCGTGGCCCGGCAGGCCGTCGACGGGACGCTGAGCGTCGGCGTCAAGCTGGCGAGCCTCGCCATGGGGTGCGTCTATCCGACGTCCTACCTCGCCACGAATGGCCTGGCGGGCTGCGACGCCAGGGCCAAGGCCCCCTGGACGCTCGACAGCAACGCGCTCACCGTGGAGGTCTGGGTGCGAACCCAGACCACGCAAGCGCAGACGCTGGTGTCCGTACCCGACGCGGGCCTCTCGGTGGGCATCGAGGGCGGCAGGCCCGTGGTGACGTGGGGAGGCCAGACCTGCGTCGCCCCCGGCTCCGCCGCGACGCTGGATGATGGGCACTGGCACTTCGTGGCCGTGTCCCTCGCCTCCCAGGTCATCACCTTCTGCGTGGATGGACAGGCCAAGGGCACCGCGACGCTGTCCTCGCAGCCGCGGACGAACGGGCAGAGCCTGTGCATCGGCCAGGGCTTGGACGGTGAGGTGTCCTCCGTGCGGCTCTGGACGCTCGCGCGCACCGCCGCGCAGCTCCAGCAAGCGATGAACGCCACCCTCCCCCTGCCCCAGTCCGGCCTCGTGGGCGTGTGGACGTTCGACGACGGCCAGGCCGTCAACCAGGTCGACCAGGGCGTGGCCACCCTGCAGGGCGGCGCCACGTGCGTGACGACGGCGGACTCGGGGGACGAGGGCGATGCCCATGCCTGGAACACCCTCTGGTTCCTCGACCCGGAGCACACCTTCACCGTCACGATGAGCCCGAAGTCCGGCGTCTCCGCCCTCATCGAGACGGCGGTGCTCGGTCAGCTCCAGGCGGCCATCACCCAGGGCAAGGCGACCGGCGCGGTGAAGCCGCCGCCGCGCGCGCCCACGACGATGACCTTCTCCCTGACGGCGGGCGACGCTCCGGACCTCATCGCCCTGATGATGAGCGACCACGCGCTCCCGCCGGGCTGGCCCGCGCCGACGCCCTTCCCCTCCACGCCCACCTTCACCACGTCCCCGACCCAGAACCTCGCCATCCTGGTCGATGACACGTTCCTGCTGCAGGAGATGATTCCCGAGCTGGCGAAGGCCATGAAGGTGCCGGAGTCGGACTTCCAGGTGAAGGGGAGCCCTCCGGTGCTCTCGCTCACCCAGCCCGTCACCCTCCACGCGAAGGGGCAGAGCATCCACGTGAAGGCCTTCACCCTCGGCTTCACGGACAAGGGCCTGGCCCTGGCGATGAAGGCCACCGCCTTCCACATGGCCATCCAGCTCACGGGCACCGTCACCCTGACGGTGAGGCAGAAGGATGGCGTGGGGAAGCTCTACTACGACATCCTGGACCCGCAGGTGAGCTACAGCCCGGACGCGAGCGACCCCACGGTCCAGAAGTTCGAGATGCTCCTGGCCCTGCCGCTCATCGGCGTCGTCGCGGCCCTCATCGTCGCCGTGTACATGGGCATCGTCATGTACGTGATGTCCAAGCTCCAGGACGCGCTCGACGACGCGGATGGCTTCGTCGACACGGGCTCGAAGGGACAATCGCTGTCACTCCAGAAGGTGGCGTTCGACAACGGCGTGTATCTCTATGGACAGCTCACGCCCGCGAACAAGGGCGCCTCGCGCGGCGCCACACCGAAGGCCGCGTCCGCCCCCGTCCTCACCGGGTTCAGCCCCGACGAGGGCGCTCCGGGCACCCAGGTGACGCTCACCGGCACGGGGCTCTCCAACACGCTCGAGGTGAGCTTCAACGGGACGCCCGCCGACTACTTCCGCTGCTGGAGCGACCGCCAGGTGGTGGCCCGTGTCGCCGACGGAACCACCACGGGCCCCATCCAGCTCAAGACGGCCCAGGGCACCGCCGTGAGCGCCGCGCCCTTCACGGTGGCAGCGCCCCCGACGCTCAGCTCCGTGGGCCCGCCGAGCGGACAGCAAGGCGACGCCGTGAAGCTCTACGGCACGGGCCTGCTGTCCACCCAGAGCGTGTACTTCCACGAGGACATCCTCGCGTCCTTCACGCTCGTGTCGGATGACCAGCTCATCATCACCGTGCCCCCGGGCGCCGTCAGCGGCCCCATCACCGTGTCGACCCCCAGCGGCACGGCGACGCAGGACGGCTTCGTCGTCAAGGGTAGCCAGGTGCCCGCGCTCACCGCCTTCACGCCCACCGCCGGCATCCCAGGCACCGAGGTCACCGTGACGGGCGCGGGCTTCACCGGCACCACGGACGTGACGTTCAACGGCGTCCCCGCGGCGTCCTTCACCGTCCTGGATGACCACCACCTCGTCGCGGTCCTGGGGAACCGGACCACCTCCGGCCCCATGCGCGTCACCAACAGCCGGGGCACCGGCGTCTCCCCCAGCGCGTTCAACGTCCTGTCCGCGCCGAGCATCGACAGCTTCTCGCCAGTCAAGGGCACGCCCGGCACCCCCATCACCTTGCACGGCTCCGGCTTCGCGGGCGCCACGGCGGTGCACATCGGCACGCCGGCGGTGCAGGTGCCCATCGTCTCGCTCGGGGACACGAGCATCACCGTCACCTCGCCCTCCGGGACGGGCAGCGGCCCGGTGTCCGTGGAGACGCCGGCGGGCATCGGCGCCTCGAAGGATGACTTCCAGGTGCTCAGCGTCGCGCCCCCCGTCCTCACCACCTTCTCCCCGCTCACGGGAGGCCGGGGCACCGCCGTCACCCTCACCGGCTCCGGCTTCACCGGCGCGACGGGCGTGGCCTTCGGAGGCGTCGCCGCCACCCTCTTCGAGGTGCTGAGCGACACCGAGCTCACCGCGTACGTGCCCAACAAGGCGGTGAGCGGCCCGCTCCACGTCACCAACACCCAGGCGGATGGCTACTCGACGGTGGCCTTCACCTTCGTGGCGCCGCCCACCCTCGGCCAGTTCGCCCCACCGTCGGGCCCGGTGGGCACGCAGGTGGTCCTGACGGGGACGAACCTGGGGAGCGCCACCGAGGTGCGCTTCGGCAGCGCCTCCACCGCGCAGGCGGCCTTCACGGTGCAGGGCAACACGAAGCTCACCGCCACCGTGCCGCCCGGCGCGCTCACGGGCAACGTGTTCGTGACGACGCCCGGGGGCAAGGCGGCCACGAAGAGCGCGTTCAGCGTGAGCACGAACGTGAAGCCCGTCGTCACCGGCTTCACACCGGACACGGGGGGCCCCGGGACGAAGGTGACCGTCACCGGCAAGGGCTTCACGGCGACGAGCGGCGTCTGCATCGGCGACACCCCGGCGCGCACCTTCGAGGTGAACAGCGACACGGAGCTGGTGGCCGTCATCGACGCGGACACGACGACGGGGCCCATCAGCGTCACCAACGCCGCGGGCACGGGGAAGTCCACCCAGTCCTTCACCGTCCCCAAGGTCGTGTGGGTGGACGGCTTCACGCCATCGAATGGCGAGGTCGGAGCGCAGGTGCGCATCCAGGGAGGCGGCTTCACGGACGTGCAGCGGGTCAGCTTCGGGGACTCGGCCATGCCGGCGTCCTTCACCGTGCAGGGTGACACCGTGCTGACGGCCACGGTGCCCTCCGGCGCGGTGCAGGGCCCCCTCCAGGTCGTCACCTCGCGGGGCGCGGCGCACTCGGTGCAGAGCTTCCAGGTGGACGCCTCCGCGGTCGCCACCCTCACCCGCGCGACGCCGGGCTCCGGTCCCATGGGCACGCAGGTGACGGTGGAGGGCGTCCACTTCACCGGGACGACGGGGGTGCGGCTGGATGGCGCGCCCGTCGAGCGCTACCAGGTGGTGAGCGACACCCAGCTCACCTTCCTGGTGCCCTCCGGCGGCACGTCGGGGGCCATCGTCGTGGAGAACGACCGGGGCCCATCCCAGGGCAGCGTCACCTTCCAGGTGACGAAGGCGGAGGGCTCCATGCCCAAGGCCCTGGCCGGCTAG
- a CDS encoding aminotransferase class V-fold PLP-dependent enzyme: MHNTAPHHCKTVSEQKWSLSTFMEFYERVLGPRLFKPYGELLVREIRKDIRPDAPPTSILEVACGTGRITTHLYEDLARPLDLRLVATDLSKIAIDMAKKVVSEELRRDVTFHSDVDMADMPFADNSFDIIVCGFGLMFPPDKARVAREFKRVLRPGGKIYGTVFHYNELFDLARRQSQKHFGTPSAIMDAALSLTDPSAITRAFSLEGLCRGVSEVATSCPLSFHLDDPDTREFLFNACILLEEFNQCDTLTREGYLDTMLREFHEQVPTRDYQVKAWLLRGQVDQACKESVAPSPRPDFSALSAFRQLAPALVENPADRPLPLAEAQLLRPYHAMKAAFLAEHPAYPEAEVEALRGTEFSRLDALQEAYLDHVGGTLAPESLLAQDYQVLKSTILGNPHTGSKSSDAAFEKARAEIYRFFRCAPEEYEIIFTPNASGAIRLVAESFPFESGSEVLLTKDNHTSVHGLREYAKSKGASVKYVPLDKDLLILDSSMRRSLEKLDPRHPHLLAYPAQSNATGARHDLKWIPLAQEKGAMVLCDAAALVPQSRLDCSVHHPDFIAISFYKMFGHPTGAGCLLARRSSLRKLTPPSFAGGAVCYYSGPWSPTDRLLHRDDGKRFEVGTPNYASFHAIAQGFEFLSRLGLDELRARSTALARWLETRLLELRHDIKAQTPLCRIYGPPPEHKGATVMLNFFDCYNAVFPHALVKRTAESFGITVRNGCFCNLGAVQQATYTTAGAEHCELDKTEKILDCKTFDDKILNKGNCGAIRVSFGLGSNFRDAYRFYLFARCLLNTEGARLADTLADAPVN; encoded by the coding sequence ATGCACAACACCGCACCGCATCACTGCAAGACCGTGTCGGAGCAGAAGTGGTCCCTGAGCACGTTCATGGAGTTCTACGAGCGCGTCCTCGGCCCCCGGCTCTTCAAACCCTATGGAGAGCTGCTCGTCCGGGAGATTCGCAAGGACATCCGTCCGGACGCTCCCCCGACGAGCATCCTGGAGGTCGCGTGTGGGACGGGCCGCATCACCACCCACCTCTACGAGGACCTGGCCCGGCCGCTGGACCTGCGGCTCGTCGCCACGGACCTGTCGAAGATCGCCATCGACATGGCGAAGAAGGTGGTCAGCGAGGAGCTCCGACGGGACGTCACCTTCCACTCCGACGTGGACATGGCGGACATGCCCTTCGCGGACAACAGCTTCGACATCATCGTCTGCGGCTTCGGGCTGATGTTCCCGCCGGACAAGGCCCGCGTCGCCCGGGAGTTCAAGCGGGTGCTGCGCCCGGGCGGGAAGATCTACGGCACCGTCTTCCATTACAACGAGCTGTTCGACCTGGCCCGTCGGCAATCCCAGAAGCACTTCGGGACGCCCTCGGCCATCATGGACGCGGCCCTCAGCCTGACCGACCCCTCCGCCATCACCCGCGCCTTCTCCCTGGAGGGGCTCTGTCGGGGCGTCAGCGAGGTCGCGACCTCATGTCCCCTGTCCTTCCACCTGGACGACCCGGACACGCGCGAGTTCCTCTTCAATGCCTGCATCCTCCTGGAGGAGTTCAACCAGTGCGACACCCTCACCCGCGAGGGCTACCTGGACACGATGCTCCGGGAGTTCCACGAGCAGGTCCCCACCCGGGACTACCAGGTCAAGGCCTGGCTCCTGCGCGGGCAGGTGGACCAGGCCTGCAAGGAGTCCGTCGCCCCGAGCCCCCGGCCCGACTTCTCGGCGCTGAGCGCGTTCCGCCAGCTGGCGCCCGCGCTCGTCGAGAACCCCGCGGACAGGCCGCTCCCGCTCGCGGAGGCCCAGCTGCTGCGGCCCTATCACGCGATGAAGGCCGCCTTCCTGGCCGAGCACCCGGCCTACCCCGAGGCCGAGGTGGAAGCGCTGCGCGGCACCGAGTTCTCGCGCCTGGATGCCCTCCAGGAGGCGTACCTGGACCACGTGGGAGGCACGCTCGCCCCGGAGAGCCTCCTGGCGCAGGACTACCAGGTGCTCAAGAGCACCATCCTCGGCAACCCGCACACCGGCTCGAAGTCCTCCGATGCGGCCTTCGAGAAGGCCCGCGCGGAGATCTATCGGTTCTTCCGCTGTGCGCCGGAGGAATACGAAATCATCTTCACCCCCAACGCCAGCGGCGCCATCCGACTGGTGGCGGAGTCGTTCCCCTTCGAGAGCGGCTCGGAGGTCCTGCTCACCAAGGACAACCACACCTCGGTCCACGGCCTGCGCGAGTACGCGAAGTCCAAGGGGGCCTCGGTGAAGTACGTCCCGCTGGACAAGGACCTCTTGATTCTCGACAGCTCGATGCGGCGCTCGCTCGAGAAGCTCGACCCGAGGCACCCGCACCTGCTCGCGTACCCGGCGCAGTCCAACGCCACGGGCGCCAGGCATGACTTGAAGTGGATTCCGCTGGCGCAGGAGAAGGGCGCGATGGTGCTGTGTGACGCGGCGGCGCTCGTCCCCCAGTCCCGGCTGGACTGCTCGGTGCATCACCCCGACTTCATCGCGATCTCGTTCTACAAGATGTTCGGCCATCCGACCGGGGCGGGGTGCCTCCTCGCCAGGCGCTCCTCGCTTCGCAAGCTGACCCCGCCGTCATTCGCGGGCGGCGCGGTGTGCTACTACTCGGGCCCGTGGTCTCCCACGGACCGGCTGCTGCACCGCGACGACGGGAAGCGGTTCGAGGTCGGCACGCCCAACTACGCGTCCTTCCACGCCATCGCCCAGGGGTTCGAGTTCCTCTCCCGGCTCGGGCTGGATGAGCTCCGCGCGCGCTCGACGGCGCTGGCCAGGTGGCTGGAGACGCGGCTGTTGGAGCTGCGGCACGACATCAAGGCCCAGACCCCGCTCTGCCGCATCTACGGCCCGCCGCCCGAGCACAAGGGGGCGACGGTCATGCTGAACTTCTTCGACTGCTACAACGCCGTCTTCCCGCACGCCCTCGTCAAGCGGACCGCCGAGTCCTTCGGCATCACGGTGCGCAACGGGTGCTTCTGCAACCTGGGCGCCGTGCAGCAGGCCACGTACACCACCGCCGGCGCGGAGCACTGCGAGCTCGACAAGACGGAGAAGATCCTCGACTGCAAGACCTTCGACGACAAGATCCTCAACAAGGGCAACTGCGGCGCCATCCGCGTCTCGTTCGGCCTGGGCTCGAACTTCCGGGACGCCTACCGCTTCTACCTGTTCGCCAGGTGCCTGCTGAACACCGAGGGCGCGCGGCTGGCGGACACCCTGGCCGACGCCCCGGTGAACTGA